The following are encoded in a window of Pseudomonas sp. St316 genomic DNA:
- a CDS encoding YbdD/YjiX family protein: MFNDLSRLGKYLGQAARLMVGMPDYDNYVEHMQTKHPDKPLMDYEAFFRERQEARYGGKGGPKCC, from the coding sequence ATGTTCAATGACTTGAGTCGCCTGGGTAAATACCTCGGTCAGGCCGCCCGCCTGATGGTCGGCATGCCCGACTACGACAACTACGTCGAGCACATGCAAACCAAACACCCGGACAAACCGCTGATGGACTACGAGGCGTTCTTTCGCGAACGCCAGGAGGCCCGTTACGGTGGCAAGGGTGGGCCCAAGTGCTGTTGA
- the glyA gene encoding serine hydroxymethyltransferase — protein MFSRDLTIAKYDADLFAAMEQEAQRQEEHIELIASENYTSPAVMEAQGSVLTNKYAEGYPGKRYYGGCEYVDVVEQLAIDRAKQLFGADYANVQPHAGSQANAAVYLALLSAGDTILGMSLAHGGHLTHGASVSSSGKLYNAVQYGIDGNGLIDYDEVERLALEHKPKMIVAGFSAYSQVLDFPRFREIADKVGAYLFVDMAHVAGLVAAGVYPNPVPFADVVTTTTHKTLRGPRGGLILARANADIEKKLNSAVFPGAQGGPLEHVIAAKAICFKEALQPEFKTYQQQVVKNAKAMAGVFIERGFDVVSGGTENHLFLLSLIKQEISGKDADAALGKAFITVNKNSVPNDPRSPFVTSGLRFGTPAVTTRGFKEAECKELAGWICDILADLNNEAVIDAVREKVKAICKKLPVYGA, from the coding sequence ATGTTCAGCCGTGATTTGACTATTGCCAAGTACGACGCCGATCTCTTTGCCGCCATGGAGCAAGAAGCTCAGCGCCAGGAAGAGCACATTGAGCTGATCGCTTCGGAAAACTACACCAGCCCCGCGGTGATGGAAGCTCAAGGCTCGGTACTGACCAACAAGTACGCCGAAGGCTACCCGGGCAAGCGTTACTACGGTGGTTGCGAGTACGTCGACGTGGTCGAGCAACTGGCCATCGACCGCGCCAAGCAACTGTTCGGTGCCGACTATGCCAACGTCCAGCCACACGCAGGCTCCCAAGCCAACGCCGCTGTGTACCTGGCGCTGCTGTCGGCCGGTGACACCATCCTGGGTATGAGCCTGGCCCACGGCGGCCACCTGACCCACGGCGCCAGCGTTTCCTCCTCCGGCAAGCTGTACAACGCCGTCCAGTACGGCATCGACGGCAACGGCCTGATCGACTACGACGAAGTCGAGCGCCTGGCCCTCGAGCACAAGCCGAAAATGATCGTGGCCGGTTTCTCCGCCTACTCGCAAGTCCTCGACTTCCCGCGTTTCCGCGAGATCGCCGACAAGGTCGGTGCCTACCTGTTCGTCGACATGGCCCACGTTGCCGGCCTGGTCGCCGCTGGCGTCTACCCGAACCCGGTGCCATTCGCCGACGTGGTCACCACCACCACGCACAAGACCCTGCGCGGTCCACGTGGCGGCCTGATCCTGGCTCGCGCCAACGCTGACATCGAGAAGAAGCTGAACTCCGCCGTCTTCCCGGGCGCCCAAGGTGGCCCGCTGGAACACGTGATCGCCGCCAAGGCGATCTGCTTCAAGGAAGCGCTGCAACCTGAGTTCAAGACCTACCAGCAACAAGTGGTGAAGAATGCCAAGGCCATGGCCGGCGTGTTCATCGAGCGCGGTTTCGACGTGGTGTCCGGCGGTACTGAAAACCACCTGTTCCTGCTCTCGCTGATCAAGCAAGAGATCTCCGGCAAAGACGCCGACGCGGCGTTGGGCAAGGCGTTCATCACCGTCAACAAGAACTCGGTGCCAAACGACCCGCGCTCTCCGTTCGTGACCTCGGGCCTGCGCTTCGGCACCCCTGCGGTGACCACTCGCGGTTTCAAGGAAGCCGAGTGCAAGGAACTGGCCGGCTGGATCTGCGACATCCTGGCGGACCTGAACAACGAAGCGGTCATCGACGCCGTACGTGAGAAGGTCAAGGCCATCTGCAAGAAGCTGCCGGTCTACGGCGCTTAA
- the yjiA gene encoding GTPase: protein MSSPIPVTILSGFLGAGKTTLLRHLLKAEHGLKIAVIENEFSDAGIDTQLLGDEPVQVMTLANGCVCCTIHTDLTKALYLLLERLDSGEIAFDRLVIECTGLADPAPVAQTFFIDEDLRERYILDGILTLVDAAHAETHLTQAIAQAQVGFADRLLLSKTDLVEAVHVQALSERLTRINRRAPIRVVEHGQIDLAELLDIRGFNLNADLGAGFSLRPVSKVTTADRISSLVLRTDQPLDIDRLSEFMNQLLEEHGKQLLRYKGVLNIAGEPRRLVFQGVLKLYGFDWDTEWAPEEHRESVIVFIADELPEEKIRAGFDAVLLR from the coding sequence TTGTCCTCTCCCATCCCGGTTACCATCCTCAGCGGCTTCCTCGGCGCCGGAAAGACCACGCTGTTGCGCCATCTGCTCAAGGCCGAGCACGGCCTGAAAATCGCCGTGATCGAGAACGAATTCAGCGATGCCGGCATTGACACCCAACTGCTGGGCGACGAGCCGGTGCAAGTCATGACCCTGGCCAACGGTTGCGTGTGCTGCACCATCCACACCGACCTGACCAAGGCCCTGTACCTGTTGCTCGAGCGGCTGGACAGCGGCGAGATCGCCTTCGACCGCCTGGTGATCGAATGCACCGGCCTGGCTGATCCGGCCCCGGTGGCGCAGACGTTCTTCATCGACGAGGACCTGCGCGAGCGCTACATCCTCGATGGCATTCTGACCCTGGTGGACGCCGCGCACGCCGAGACCCACCTGACCCAAGCCATCGCCCAGGCCCAGGTTGGGTTTGCCGACCGCTTGCTCCTGAGCAAGACCGATTTGGTGGAGGCCGTTCATGTCCAGGCCCTGAGCGAGCGCCTGACGCGTATCAACCGGCGGGCGCCGATCAGGGTGGTCGAGCACGGCCAGATCGACCTGGCCGAACTGCTCGACATCCGTGGTTTCAATCTCAATGCCGACCTGGGCGCTGGGTTCAGCCTGCGGCCGGTGAGCAAGGTAACCACCGCCGACCGCATCAGCAGTCTGGTCCTGCGCACCGATCAGCCGCTGGATATCGACAGGCTCAGCGAGTTCATGAACCAATTGCTGGAGGAGCATGGTAAGCAATTGCTGCGCTACAAGGGCGTGTTGAACATCGCGGGCGAACCCCGTCGGCTGGTGTTCCAGGGGGTGCTCAAGCTGTACGGTTTCGATTGGGACACCGAGTGGGCCCCAGAAGAACACCGCGAAAGCGTGATTGTGTTCATTGCCGACGAGTTGCCCGAAGAGAAGATTCGTGCAGGCTTCGACGCTGTCCTCCTGCGATGA